The Paracoccus sediminicola genome has a segment encoding these proteins:
- a CDS encoding ABC transporter ATP-binding protein: MARIQISDLVKSYGKAEVIHGIDLDIQDGEFVVLVGPSGCGKSTTLRMIAGLEDVSDGEIRIGGELVNDMPPKSRNIAMVFQNYAIYPHLSLRRNIGFGLHTARLSKGEKDRKIEEVAGLLGLTPYLERRPAALSGGQRQRVAIGRAMVRDPQAFLFDEPLSNLDAQLRAQMRIEIKELHNRLGTTIVYVTHDQVEAMTMADRIVVMKGGHILQTGAPMDVYDHPRDVFTARFIGTPSMNILRAAHSDKAFLPDEKGPALVGIRPQDLRVNAAGPSVLDILGRVVAVETLGPETLVHIRPDGGADTLIATAAAHDIPEVGTRIGARAAPGSLHIFDPETELSTGRQ, encoded by the coding sequence ATGGCCCGCATCCAGATCTCCGATCTCGTCAAATCCTACGGAAAGGCCGAAGTCATCCACGGGATCGACCTGGATATTCAAGACGGCGAATTCGTTGTCTTGGTTGGCCCTTCCGGCTGCGGGAAATCGACCACGCTGCGCATGATCGCCGGGCTGGAAGATGTCTCGGACGGCGAAATCCGGATCGGCGGCGAGCTGGTCAACGACATGCCGCCGAAAAGCCGGAACATCGCGATGGTGTTTCAGAACTACGCGATCTATCCGCATCTTTCTCTGCGCCGCAATATAGGCTTCGGACTGCATACTGCCAGGCTGTCCAAGGGCGAAAAGGACCGCAAGATCGAAGAGGTCGCCGGGCTTCTCGGCCTGACCCCCTATCTGGAGCGCCGGCCTGCCGCCCTGTCCGGCGGTCAACGGCAGAGGGTCGCCATAGGCCGCGCGATGGTCCGCGACCCGCAGGCATTCCTGTTCGACGAGCCGCTGTCTAATCTCGACGCCCAGCTTCGCGCCCAGATGCGCATCGAGATCAAGGAGCTTCACAACCGCCTTGGCACGACCATCGTCTATGTCACCCATGACCAGGTCGAGGCGATGACCATGGCCGACCGCATCGTCGTCATGAAGGGCGGCCATATCCTGCAAACCGGCGCCCCGATGGACGTCTATGACCACCCGCGCGACGTGTTCACCGCCCGCTTCATCGGCACCCCATCGATGAACATTCTGCGCGCAGCGCACAGCGACAAAGCCTTCTTGCCGGATGAGAAAGGCCCCGCCCTTGTCGGCATACGCCCTCAGGATTTGCGGGTGAATGCAGCCGGGCCGTCCGTGCTGGACATCCTGGGGCGCGTCGTCGCGGTCGAAACGCTCGGGCCCGAAACGCTGGTGCATATCAGACCGGACGGCGGCGCCGACACGCTCATCGCGACGGCGGCCGCGCATGATATTCCAGAGGTCGGAACAAGGATTGGCGCCCGCGCCGCGCCCGGCTCACTGCATATCTTCGATCCGGAAACGGAATTGTCGACGGGCCGGCAATAG
- a CDS encoding ABC transporter substrate-binding protein, with product MNKMLNARAILLASALAIAPAAYAETPADTLVVAATIDDIISLDPAQSFEFSGNDVNNNTYDRLVDFDPLDLDKGFQPSLAESWEVSEDGMSITFTMREGVTFHSGNPVRAEDAAWSLQRAVKLNKTPAFILTQFGFTPDNVEEKIVADGNTLTLNLDKPYAQSFVLNCLTANVASVIDKELVMQNVEGEDLGNTWLSTNDAGSGPYVLAAWRANEVVQLTAFEEYFKGAPAMKRVIVKNVQESSAQRLQLEAGDIDVARNLSPTDAEAIASGEGVSIEDQPRGRILYMGLNQKNELLSNPAVIEAMKYLVDYDGIANSFLKGQFVPHQSFLPKGYLGALDEMPWSYDVEKAKQILADAGVEGGTVTTAVRDLREYTDVAQALQASMAEAGLTLEIQQMTGAQVLDAYRAREVPIFLGEWGPDYADPNTNAATFAFNPDNSDEANATGLLAWRNAYEVPAAMNEATVAATQEQDSDARATMYQDIQRQYQEEAPIIPLFQRIEPTGLRDGVENFQSGGSVTSVIYRGVTKGE from the coding sequence ATGAACAAGATGCTGAATGCACGTGCGATTCTGTTGGCCAGTGCGCTGGCGATCGCGCCCGCCGCTTATGCCGAGACGCCTGCCGATACGCTCGTCGTAGCGGCGACGATTGATGACATCATCTCGCTGGACCCGGCGCAGTCTTTTGAATTTTCGGGCAATGACGTCAACAACAACACCTATGACCGGCTCGTCGATTTCGATCCGCTTGATCTGGACAAGGGCTTCCAGCCCAGCCTCGCCGAAAGCTGGGAAGTCAGCGAAGATGGCATGTCAATTACCTTTACCATGCGCGAAGGTGTCACGTTCCATTCCGGCAACCCGGTCCGCGCCGAGGATGCGGCATGGTCGCTACAGCGCGCCGTCAAGCTGAACAAGACCCCGGCCTTCATCCTGACTCAGTTCGGCTTTACCCCCGACAATGTCGAGGAAAAGATCGTGGCCGATGGCAACACGCTGACGCTGAACCTGGACAAGCCCTATGCGCAATCATTCGTGCTGAACTGCCTGACGGCCAATGTCGCCAGCGTCATCGACAAAGAGCTGGTGATGCAGAATGTCGAGGGCGAGGATCTGGGCAATACCTGGCTATCGACCAATGATGCGGGCTCGGGCCCATATGTCCTGGCCGCCTGGCGCGCCAATGAGGTCGTGCAACTGACCGCATTCGAGGAATATTTCAAGGGCGCGCCCGCGATGAAGCGGGTCATCGTGAAGAACGTGCAGGAATCCAGCGCACAGCGTCTGCAGCTTGAGGCAGGCGATATCGACGTGGCCCGCAACCTGTCGCCGACCGATGCCGAGGCGATTGCCAGCGGCGAGGGCGTCAGCATCGAGGATCAGCCGCGCGGCCGCATCCTGTATATGGGCCTGAACCAGAAGAACGAATTGCTGTCGAACCCCGCGGTAATCGAGGCCATGAAATATCTCGTCGATTACGACGGAATCGCCAACAGTTTCCTCAAGGGTCAGTTCGTCCCGCATCAGTCCTTCCTGCCCAAGGGCTATCTGGGCGCGCTGGATGAAATGCCCTGGAGCTATGACGTCGAGAAAGCCAAGCAGATTCTGGCCGATGCCGGTGTCGAAGGTGGGACGGTGACGACCGCAGTGCGCGATTTGCGCGAATATACCGACGTGGCTCAGGCGCTGCAGGCCAGCATGGCCGAGGCCGGGCTGACGCTGGAGATTCAGCAGATGACCGGCGCACAGGTTCTGGACGCCTATCGCGCCCGCGAGGTTCCGATCTTCCTGGGTGAATGGGGCCCGGATTACGCCGACCCGAACACCAATGCCGCGACCTTCGCCTTCAACCCTGACAACAGCGACGAGGCGAATGCCACCGGTCTTCTGGCCTGGCGCAACGCCTATGAGGTGCCAGCGGCCATGAACGAGGCCACGGTTGCCGCAACGCAGGAACAGGACAGCGACGCGCGCGCGACGATGTATCAGGATATCCAGCGCCAATATCAGGAGGAAGCCCCGATCATTCCGCTCTTCCAGCGCATCGAGCCGACCGGCCTGCGCGACGGTGTCGAGAACTTCCAGTCGGGCGGATCGGTCACATCGGTGATCTATCGCGGCGTGACCAAGGGCGAGTAA